The Triticum aestivum cultivar Chinese Spring chromosome 7B, IWGSC CS RefSeq v2.1, whole genome shotgun sequence genome window below encodes:
- the LOC123162227 gene encoding uncharacterized protein, which translates to MEQFHHGQHVRLRNRERGTYLHADEDGHGVSLRHRRASMNAAWAVHLYQPPRAQVPFLLLHSAAYGRYLAATGAPAPLGHRGHRVEQRSYNHPEEEAVFWMAVRTEFRDDVLLQHFNGGSLRANGKYLPWNNGASVGYINGIHDMSTMMHWVVEPIPAREIMPPLPRSTGLTLATAVLPSREIVYVWRDIHGDLITTGWHMFRGRSVFQLRKELASLLSAVQVLGVADLVMCLPTRDGRLFPLVVDLPSNRQSFYVVVVVAGTPPHAALRYADVDAE; encoded by the exons ATGGAGCAGTTCCACCACGGCCAGCACGTGCGGCTGCGGAACCGCGAGCGCGGCACGTACCTGCACGCCGACGAAGACGGGCATGGCGTCTCCCTCCGCCACCGCCGGGCGTCGATGAACGCGGCCTGGGCGGTGCACTTGTACCAGCCCCCTCGCGCGCAGGTGCCGTTCCTGCTCCTTCACAGCGCCGCCTACGGCCGGTACCTCGCCGCCACGGGCGCGCCGGCGCCGCTTGGCCACCGTGGGCACCGCGTGGAGCAGCGCAGCTACAACCATCCAGAGGAGGAGGCAGTATTTTGGATGGCCGTACGGACGGAATTCCGGGACGACGTCCTGCTCCAGCACTTCAACGGCGGCAGCCTCCGCGCCAACGGGAAGTACCTCCCCTGGAACAACGGCGCCAGCGTCGGCTACATCAACGGCATCCACGACATGAGCACGATGATGCACTGGGTCGTGGAGCCCATCCCCGCCAGGGAGATCATGCCTCCCCTTCCACGTTCGACTGGG CTTACCCTCGCCACCGCCGTGTTGCCGTCGCGGGAGATCGTATACGTGTGGCGAGACATCCACGGGGACCTCATCACCACCGGCTGGCACATGTTCAGGGGGAGATCCGTGTTCCAACTGAGGAAGGAGCTGGCCAGTCTGCTGAGCGCCGTCCAAGTCTTGGGCGTTGCCGACCTCGTCATGTGCCTCCCCACACGTGATGGCCGGCTTTTCCCACTCGTCGTCGACCTGCCCAGCAACCGCCAGAGCTTctacgtcgtcgtcgtcgtcgccgggaCGCCTC CCCACGCGGCGCTGCGGTACGCGGATGTCGATGCAGAGTAG